In Microbacterium laevaniformans, a single window of DNA contains:
- a CDS encoding PLDc N-terminal domain-containing protein translates to MEFSGWHVLILIVVLAGIALFVGAVVSIASSAATSLEKTLWILVTLMFPLMGPIVWFAVGRRSIVANPADRR, encoded by the coding sequence ATGGAGTTCTCCGGCTGGCACGTCCTGATCTTGATCGTGGTGCTTGCGGGCATCGCGCTGTTCGTCGGTGCGGTGGTCAGCATCGCGTCGTCGGCGGCGACGAGCCTGGAGAAGACGCTCTGGATTCTCGTGACGCTGATGTTCCCCCTTATGGGGCCGATCGTCTGGTTCGCGGTCGGGCGGCGCTCGATCGTCGCGAATCCGGCCGATCGCCGGTGA
- a CDS encoding Dyp-type peroxidase — MSDNRRVPISPQSVDAPLTTSAVFLVVTVGDDSDATATARSVLGDLSGLLKTVGIRDLDAALACTVGIGARVWPALTGRPMPAELRPFRPVEGAVHHAPSTPGDLLFHIRANRRDLCFEFERLLLDALGSSAVVVDETEGFRYFDIRDLLGFIDGTANPVGPDLPESTLVGDEDPVGRGGSYVVVQKYVHPLDRWNALSAEQQEAVIGRRKFDGVELDDAESGQKAHKTLATIVDDDGIEHDILRDNMPFGSPATQFGTYFIGYSRRLWVIEKMLERMFIGDPPGLHDRLLDFSTPLTGSTFFVPSADVLDVLGDSA, encoded by the coding sequence GTGAGTGATAACCGCCGTGTGCCCATTTCGCCTCAGAGTGTGGATGCTCCGCTGACGACGTCGGCGGTCTTCTTGGTCGTGACCGTGGGCGACGATTCCGACGCGACCGCCACCGCGCGCTCCGTCCTGGGTGACCTCTCGGGGCTGCTCAAGACCGTCGGCATCCGAGACCTCGATGCCGCGCTCGCCTGCACGGTCGGCATCGGCGCGCGCGTCTGGCCGGCGCTCACCGGGCGCCCGATGCCGGCGGAGCTCCGCCCCTTCCGCCCCGTCGAAGGTGCGGTGCATCACGCTCCGAGCACCCCGGGTGATTTGCTCTTCCACATCCGCGCGAACCGGCGGGATCTGTGTTTCGAGTTCGAGAGACTGCTGCTCGACGCGCTGGGCTCGAGCGCTGTTGTCGTCGACGAGACCGAGGGCTTCCGCTACTTCGACATCCGCGACCTGCTGGGGTTCATCGACGGCACGGCCAACCCGGTGGGCCCCGACCTGCCCGAGTCCACTCTCGTGGGCGACGAAGACCCCGTCGGACGCGGCGGGAGCTACGTCGTCGTGCAGAAGTACGTGCACCCGCTCGACCGGTGGAATGCGCTTTCCGCCGAACAGCAGGAAGCGGTCATAGGGCGACGCAAGTTCGACGGCGTCGAACTGGACGACGCGGAGTCGGGCCAGAAGGCGCACAAGACCCTCGCGACCATCGTCGACGACGACGGCATCGAACACGACATCCTCCGCGACAACATGCCGTTCGGCAGCCCCGCTACCCAGTTCGGCACCTACTTCATCGGCTACTCGCGCCGGCTCTGGGTGATTGAGAAGATGCTGGAGCGGATGTTCATCGGCGACCCGCCGGGACTCCACGACCGACTGCTCGACTTCTCCACTCCGCTCACCGGCTCCACGTTCTTCGTGCCGTCGGCCGACGTCCTCGACGTCCTGGGGGACTCCGCCTAG
- a CDS encoding DNA cytosine methyltransferase translates to MTLGFTLGELFAGPGGMALGAHDAARATGTPLQHGWANDYDQNTVSTYIANISGATADSVICQDVRSLDIESLPHIDGFAFGFPCNDYSLVGENRGLKGEFGPLFAYGVKVLEHHQPEWFVAENVSGLRSSNGGRDFKRILGAMRAAGRGYKLTPHLYRFEDYGVPQRRHRIIVVGVREDVPVTFRVPAPTHPHRDQWKTAAEALSDIPSGAPNHRIIRHPDSVVRRLELIDPGENAFNAKRMTDELRLNVKGATLSQIYKRLHPDKPSYTITGSGGGGTHGYHWAEPRALTNRERARLQTFPDDFEFMGERGSVRRQVGMAVPPYGAFHIFRALFRSFQDTAYPSIPQNLNQDGSPVGRHQLVDA, encoded by the coding sequence GTGACGCTTGGATTCACACTTGGAGAGCTCTTCGCTGGGCCGGGCGGCATGGCTCTCGGCGCCCATGATGCGGCGCGAGCGACAGGCACCCCACTTCAGCATGGCTGGGCTAACGACTACGACCAGAACACCGTCTCCACCTACATCGCCAACATAAGCGGTGCCACAGCGGACTCCGTGATCTGTCAGGACGTGAGATCCCTCGATATTGAATCCCTACCGCACATCGACGGGTTCGCCTTCGGTTTCCCCTGCAACGACTACAGCCTCGTCGGAGAGAATCGTGGCTTGAAAGGCGAGTTCGGGCCGCTCTTCGCCTACGGCGTGAAAGTGCTGGAGCATCATCAGCCGGAGTGGTTTGTCGCCGAGAACGTGAGCGGTCTCCGCAGTTCGAACGGCGGAAGGGATTTCAAACGAATCCTCGGCGCGATGCGAGCAGCCGGCCGCGGTTACAAGCTCACTCCTCACCTGTATCGATTCGAAGACTACGGCGTTCCTCAGCGACGCCACCGAATCATCGTGGTCGGCGTGCGAGAGGACGTCCCGGTAACGTTCCGTGTCCCCGCGCCAACCCACCCCCATCGCGATCAGTGGAAGACAGCTGCAGAAGCGCTAAGTGACATCCCATCCGGCGCCCCAAATCACAGGATCATTCGTCATCCAGATTCGGTGGTCCGCCGACTCGAACTGATCGACCCGGGCGAGAACGCCTTCAATGCGAAGCGAATGACGGACGAGCTCCGGCTGAACGTCAAGGGGGCCACGCTGAGCCAGATCTACAAGCGGCTCCACCCGGATAAACCGTCTTACACCATCACCGGCTCAGGCGGCGGCGGTACGCACGGATACCACTGGGCGGAGCCTCGCGCACTCACGAATCGAGAGCGCGCTCGTCTTCAGACCTTTCCCGATGACTTCGAGTTCATGGGCGAACGAGGCAGCGTGCGTCGACAGGTCGGGATGGCTGTGCCCCCGTACGGCGCCTTTCACATCTTCCGCGCCCTCTTTCGGTCGTTCCAGGACACGGCGTATCCCTCGATCCCACAGAACCTCAATCAGGATGGTTCGCCGGTCGGTCGTCATCAGTTGGTTGACGCCTAG
- a CDS encoding Z1 domain-containing protein — protein MLASQPGRKGSAAEAEAKARIELMFPGFGIAYDIYLQDQRNIIETIQIGNLVKKDGGYSSWYSGPRAAVGEWPAYRETLKSRLPDSAVRAIDDSTTRILSHCANPKEPGARRKGLVIGYVQSGKTANYAGLIAKAVDAGYRIVIVLAGMYTNLRAQTQLRLETDLNVNDAKEKAGVAWWLMTGKDTDIGPKNTVGMMASTSNVAIMIVKKHESRLANVARFLQDIPDETLRNRAVLIIDDESDQATPNTKSDQDLVSTINRRVRDIWKEVPTGTYVAYTATPFANIFIDPSEEEDLYPDDFAMVLPKPDDYMGADSFFDVNQDADHAEDEDIYSLSHLVSQDDADVLVPHGKDIESFEPAITDSLSDAIRWFILATAVRQLRTGKVAHSSMLLHTSHRVRAHQLLKDAVAGFTEGMALNRDDEEEEFRSVFDQEIDRAAHLRAAEEAHTWAEVWEKTKEIIGHVTIKIDNGQSDDRLTYPDDEPQLVIAIGGGTLSRGLTLEGLVVSYFLRASNTYDTLLQMGRWFGFRPGYQDLARVWVGPGLLDDYSHLARVERELRSEVAALEAEGKTPRELAIRVLAHPGRLQITSPGKMSNTIVVHAGLGGSRRQTIYLDRSRAGALRAQEAARTIVGAAVGRGLTHHIQATKSRTTSASQLFVGLTNNDLIKFLEHYWVADSDPWLQPSAMQDWLELHGDAVTWNLVLVSGPGRLGQFTYAEGIDVGVVSRAPLKAEFWTPDRLPTSPPCGSDIVNIRALMSSTDSLLDLRILADSGVLEDPDGLLDSADTNDVTSVRRVRQALAPSMGVIVLYAVSANSQPRPSSKTRRTMDAQEDLIGLGVIYPHAEAEDDGEYIAAEVRPTLSDDDVDAEVSTLTDTEGDFVEPGAA, from the coding sequence ATGCTTGCGAGCCAGCCCGGCAGAAAGGGCTCCGCAGCAGAGGCCGAGGCGAAGGCGCGCATCGAGCTGATGTTCCCGGGTTTCGGGATCGCTTATGACATCTATCTGCAGGATCAGCGGAACATCATCGAGACGATACAGATCGGCAATCTCGTCAAGAAGGACGGGGGATACAGTTCTTGGTACAGCGGCCCCCGCGCAGCTGTCGGCGAATGGCCGGCATACAGAGAGACCCTGAAGTCACGGCTCCCAGACTCGGCGGTGAGGGCCATCGACGACTCGACGACTCGTATCCTGTCACACTGCGCCAATCCAAAGGAGCCCGGCGCGAGACGCAAAGGGCTGGTGATCGGCTACGTCCAGTCCGGTAAGACCGCCAACTACGCAGGCCTAATCGCGAAGGCCGTTGACGCGGGCTATCGAATCGTGATCGTGCTCGCCGGCATGTACACCAATCTGCGCGCTCAGACTCAACTTCGCCTCGAGACGGATCTGAATGTCAACGATGCCAAAGAGAAGGCGGGCGTCGCGTGGTGGTTGATGACGGGCAAAGACACCGACATCGGTCCGAAGAACACCGTCGGCATGATGGCCAGTACGAGCAACGTCGCGATCATGATCGTGAAGAAGCACGAAAGCCGACTCGCGAACGTTGCCAGGTTCCTTCAAGACATCCCCGATGAGACGTTGCGCAATCGCGCGGTTCTGATAATCGATGACGAGTCGGATCAGGCGACGCCGAACACGAAGAGCGATCAGGACCTCGTGTCGACCATCAATCGCCGGGTGCGGGATATCTGGAAAGAGGTGCCGACCGGCACCTACGTCGCCTACACCGCGACGCCATTCGCGAACATCTTCATCGACCCCAGTGAAGAGGAGGATCTGTACCCCGATGATTTCGCGATGGTGCTTCCCAAGCCAGACGATTACATGGGCGCTGACAGCTTCTTCGACGTGAATCAGGACGCAGATCACGCGGAGGACGAGGACATCTATTCCTTGTCTCACCTAGTCAGCCAGGACGATGCCGACGTGCTTGTTCCGCACGGTAAAGACATCGAGAGCTTCGAGCCCGCGATAACGGATTCGCTCAGCGATGCGATTCGATGGTTCATCCTTGCGACGGCGGTACGTCAACTGCGTACCGGCAAAGTGGCTCACTCGTCGATGCTGCTCCACACCTCGCACCGCGTGCGCGCTCACCAGCTCCTCAAGGACGCCGTCGCCGGCTTCACTGAAGGCATGGCTCTCAACCGTGATGACGAAGAGGAGGAGTTCCGATCGGTATTCGATCAAGAGATTGATCGGGCCGCCCACCTCCGGGCGGCCGAGGAAGCACATACGTGGGCGGAGGTGTGGGAGAAGACCAAGGAGATCATCGGGCACGTCACGATCAAGATCGACAACGGGCAGTCCGACGATCGACTGACTTATCCCGATGATGAACCGCAGCTCGTGATCGCGATCGGCGGCGGAACTCTCTCCCGCGGACTCACGCTCGAGGGACTCGTTGTGTCGTATTTCCTTCGGGCATCGAACACCTACGACACGCTTCTTCAGATGGGGCGATGGTTCGGATTTAGGCCTGGTTACCAGGACCTCGCGCGCGTGTGGGTGGGACCAGGCCTCCTGGATGACTACTCGCATCTCGCGCGTGTTGAGCGTGAGCTTCGGTCAGAGGTGGCAGCACTTGAGGCGGAGGGGAAGACTCCGCGCGAACTGGCGATTCGCGTGCTCGCGCACCCTGGACGCCTACAGATCACGTCCCCAGGAAAGATGTCCAACACGATCGTCGTCCATGCCGGCTTGGGTGGAAGCCGGCGTCAGACGATCTACCTCGACCGCTCTCGCGCAGGAGCTCTTCGAGCGCAGGAAGCGGCTAGGACGATCGTGGGCGCGGCAGTGGGGCGCGGATTGACGCACCACATCCAGGCGACGAAATCTCGAACGACAAGTGCATCACAGTTGTTCGTGGGTCTCACGAACAACGACCTCATCAAGTTCCTAGAGCACTACTGGGTCGCTGACTCGGATCCATGGCTTCAACCGTCCGCGATGCAGGATTGGCTTGAGTTGCACGGCGACGCAGTCACTTGGAACCTCGTCCTCGTATCCGGCCCCGGGCGGCTCGGGCAGTTCACCTATGCAGAAGGCATCGACGTGGGCGTCGTCAGCCGTGCACCGCTCAAGGCTGAGTTCTGGACACCGGATCGGCTTCCGACCTCTCCACCGTGCGGCTCCGACATCGTGAACATCAGGGCCCTGATGTCAAGCACGGACTCACTTCTCGACCTCCGGATTCTCGCTGATAGCGGCGTGCTTGAGGACCCGGACGGTCTCCTCGACTCTGCCGACACAAACGACGTCACGAGCGTCCGGCGCGTTCGTCAGGCTCTGGCGCCGAGCATGGGCGTGATAGTTCTCTACGCTGTGAGCGCGAATTCCCAGCCGCGCCCAAGCTCGAAGACGCGTCGAACGATGGATGCTCAGGAGGATCTGATCGGGCTAGGGGTGATCTATCCGCACGCCGAGGCGGAGGATGACGGCGAGTACATCGCAGCCGAGGTTCGGCCCACGCTTAGCGACGACGATGTCGACGCAGAGGTGAGCACTCTTACCGATACAGAAGGAGACTTCGTAGAGCCAGGTGCGGCGTGA
- a CDS encoding PD-(D/E)XK motif protein has translation MTAYERVTHALGLLDQGTPSPGQINAAPVGPDRDIHEARLARDHAGVVHLLVALPPGRRPFDLPLGEVLPAEWLEQPLDDGSAMSLDIASHDPKLTPTFLSLVGEMLSRVDESGEPCIDALMRVLNAWREALARGQRTLSRQRAIGLFGELTVLLRLAQLDPPRARAAWRGQQGYKHDFFLRNALEVKAYTGGDSPAVDIHGAHQLDPPRGGSLHLFAMRLEESADGQTVSELIDSIDAAGIPKGMLFERSTDDSPIVIEDTMRFVVAGERLFHVTTEFPGLRVSRLGQTAFSAVQNLRYSLLLDACPNAVDPDVLSDVLADL, from the coding sequence GTGACCGCATACGAACGCGTCACCCACGCTCTCGGATTGCTCGACCAGGGAACGCCTTCGCCAGGTCAGATCAACGCGGCCCCCGTCGGCCCCGATCGCGACATCCACGAAGCTCGACTTGCCAGAGATCATGCCGGAGTCGTTCACCTTCTTGTCGCGCTCCCGCCCGGTCGTAGACCATTCGACTTGCCTCTTGGGGAGGTCCTGCCTGCCGAATGGCTGGAACAACCACTTGACGACGGGTCTGCGATGTCCCTCGATATCGCAAGTCACGATCCAAAGCTCACCCCCACATTCCTTTCGCTCGTCGGCGAGATGCTCAGCCGCGTCGACGAGTCTGGAGAACCATGCATCGATGCACTGATGCGAGTCCTCAATGCGTGGCGTGAGGCTCTCGCCCGCGGACAGCGGACGCTCTCTCGCCAACGAGCGATCGGACTGTTCGGCGAGCTCACCGTCCTCCTCAGGCTGGCGCAACTCGATCCGCCACGCGCACGAGCCGCATGGCGCGGACAGCAAGGCTACAAGCACGACTTCTTCCTTCGAAACGCGCTGGAGGTCAAGGCGTACACGGGCGGAGACTCCCCGGCTGTCGATATCCACGGCGCTCACCAACTCGATCCACCGCGGGGCGGCTCACTACACCTGTTCGCAATGCGCCTCGAGGAAAGCGCCGATGGTCAGACGGTCTCTGAGCTCATCGACAGCATTGACGCAGCCGGGATACCGAAGGGCATGCTGTTTGAACGCTCAACCGACGATTCTCCGATAGTCATCGAGGACACCATGCGATTCGTGGTGGCGGGTGAGCGCCTATTCCACGTCACCACGGAGTTTCCGGGGCTACGTGTCTCCAGATTGGGACAGACCGCATTCTCAGCAGTTCAGAACCTTCGCTACTCGCTGCTGCTGGACGCTTGCCCTAACGCCGTGGACCCGGACGTACTTTCCGACGTGCTGGCCGACCTGTGA
- a CDS encoding SGNH hydrolase domain-containing protein — MSAAPVVEAPRVPSVAMADSAAGAIAAPMTAWRERFRTQVALAAAGLVAAALLVVLVVQVQQPRPLPPTAGGTGQAAPAIEDPTAALQADLAAAVSATAWPGLHPSIDEVMAQSSGANPAHDCFAPTPLPDAAACTWGSGDAPRHLYLVGDSTAMAYAPALKALAEQSGGAIRVTTVGLYGCRFTDVLVQNDDPAVMQACTQRKDDVAAMIAADHPEMVLLSNAYTLGRTADGRDLSAADLIAAEAAEMARYGMPGRIVYLEAPPEGAPLGNCYTRVGSPYACATSITPVWRDMQAATAAAAAVSGDCLVDALAFTCWQDVCPAFAGTLPIRYDQTHLTVAYSAHLAPYLRWALDGAGAAGAPAPPG; from the coding sequence GTGAGCGCTGCACCGGTGGTGGAGGCGCCGCGAGTGCCGTCGGTCGCGATGGCGGACAGCGCGGCTGGGGCGATCGCGGCTCCGATGACCGCATGGCGGGAGCGTTTTCGCACGCAGGTCGCGTTGGCTGCCGCCGGTCTCGTCGCCGCCGCGTTGCTGGTCGTGCTCGTCGTGCAGGTGCAGCAGCCGAGGCCGCTGCCGCCGACGGCCGGGGGAACGGGCCAGGCGGCGCCCGCGATCGAAGATCCCACGGCGGCGCTGCAGGCCGATCTCGCGGCGGCGGTGTCGGCGACGGCGTGGCCCGGTCTGCATCCGTCGATCGATGAGGTGATGGCGCAGTCGTCGGGAGCCAATCCCGCGCACGACTGCTTCGCGCCGACGCCGCTGCCGGATGCCGCCGCGTGCACGTGGGGGAGCGGCGACGCTCCGCGGCACCTGTACCTCGTGGGCGACTCGACGGCGATGGCGTACGCGCCGGCGCTGAAGGCGCTCGCCGAGCAGAGCGGGGGAGCGATCCGCGTCACCACGGTCGGGCTCTACGGATGCCGGTTCACCGACGTGCTCGTGCAGAACGACGACCCCGCGGTGATGCAGGCGTGCACGCAGCGCAAGGACGACGTCGCCGCGATGATCGCCGCCGACCACCCCGAGATGGTGCTCCTCTCGAACGCGTACACGCTCGGCCGCACGGCGGACGGGCGTGACCTGAGCGCGGCAGATCTGATCGCGGCGGAGGCGGCCGAGATGGCGCGGTATGGGATGCCGGGCCGCATCGTCTACCTCGAGGCGCCGCCGGAGGGCGCGCCGCTCGGCAACTGTTACACGCGGGTCGGGTCGCCGTATGCGTGCGCGACGAGCATCACGCCGGTGTGGCGCGACATGCAGGCGGCGACGGCGGCCGCCGCGGCGGTGTCGGGCGATTGCCTGGTGGATGCGCTGGCCTTCACGTGCTGGCAGGACGTGTGCCCGGCGTTCGCGGGAACGCTGCCGATCCGCTATGACCAGACACACCTCACCGTCGCCTACTCCGCGCACCTCGCGCCGTACCTGCGGTGGGCGCTGGATGGAGCCGGTGCGGCCGGTGCGCCGGCGCCGCCCGGCTAG
- a CDS encoding AAA family ATPase, which produces MRIVVSGTHGSGKSTLIADFARRHPEYAVFADPFELIDESDDRPAAAMFASQLRLAAGRLIEGEPGGNVIAERGPLDFLAYLLALDELGRTALDRSTLSTAADRTRTALATVDHLVVLPLTAAHPIHVGDDEDAALRETMNDVLLDLLDDADVVPAGLTVTEVTGSPAERLATIETLIAEPRSSERG; this is translated from the coding sequence GTGCGGATCGTCGTTTCGGGAACCCATGGCAGCGGCAAGAGCACGCTCATCGCCGACTTTGCGCGGCGGCATCCGGAGTACGCCGTGTTCGCCGACCCGTTCGAGCTCATCGACGAGTCGGACGATCGGCCGGCCGCGGCGATGTTCGCCTCGCAGCTGCGACTCGCAGCTGGTCGGCTGATCGAGGGAGAACCGGGCGGCAACGTTATCGCCGAGCGCGGCCCGCTCGACTTCTTGGCGTATCTGCTGGCACTGGATGAACTCGGGCGCACGGCGCTCGACCGCTCGACGCTCTCAACCGCGGCTGACCGCACGCGAACAGCACTGGCGACGGTCGATCACCTCGTTGTGCTCCCGCTGACGGCCGCTCATCCGATCCACGTCGGCGACGACGAGGATGCCGCGCTGCGCGAGACCATGAACGACGTGCTGCTGGACCTCCTCGACGACGCTGACGTCGTCCCGGCTGGACTGACGGTGACGGAGGTCACGGGATCGCCCGCAGAGCGCCTCGCCACGATCGAGACACTGATCGCTGAGCCGCGGAGCTCGGAGCGAGGCTAG
- a CDS encoding acyltransferase family protein, protein MPLRRDIQGLRALAVLAVIGAHAAGWPRGGVAGVDVFFVISGFVITGMLLREQRKDGRIRLARFYGRRARRLVPAALVTVGAVVGTAYALFGRARAEQILWDGISALLLVSNWRFTQQDTDYFHAGDAVSPLQNFWSLSVEEQFYLVWPGLLIVSLLFVPAVARRGRAATAVAAGWAVVVIAASFGWALLQGSSAPTTAYFSTATRAWEFALGALLAAGVPLLRRLPAALGALLAWIGVAGIVASLVLIDMTAVGFPGPWAAAPTLALTGGVTAPPRALFLWTNPVAVVVGNASYSLYLWHFPVVVFAAALLPASPWSLPLTLAIVAVVGFASYAIIEQPLRYAPFLGGRVPATTVADGEEPAVEASDAAEPTPPAVAPAVPVVRTPEIATRRPAGWQPGTRYFPGSPRTAAQGP, encoded by the coding sequence GTGCCACTTCGCCGCGATATCCAGGGTCTGCGCGCGCTCGCCGTGCTGGCCGTCATCGGCGCGCACGCCGCCGGCTGGCCGCGGGGCGGCGTCGCCGGTGTTGACGTCTTCTTCGTGATCTCGGGCTTCGTGATCACCGGGATGCTGCTGCGTGAGCAGCGGAAGGACGGTCGCATCCGCCTGGCACGGTTCTACGGCAGACGTGCTCGCCGCCTCGTGCCGGCCGCGCTCGTCACGGTCGGCGCCGTCGTCGGCACCGCCTATGCCCTGTTCGGGAGGGCACGCGCGGAGCAGATTCTGTGGGACGGCATCTCGGCGCTGCTGCTGGTGTCCAACTGGCGGTTCACACAGCAGGACACCGACTACTTCCATGCCGGCGATGCCGTCTCACCGCTGCAGAACTTCTGGTCGCTGTCGGTGGAGGAGCAGTTCTACCTCGTCTGGCCGGGGCTGCTGATCGTGTCGCTGCTGTTCGTTCCCGCCGTGGCGCGTCGCGGTCGGGCGGCTACCGCGGTCGCCGCCGGGTGGGCGGTCGTCGTGATCGCGGCATCCTTCGGGTGGGCGCTGCTGCAGGGGTCGTCGGCGCCGACGACGGCGTACTTCTCGACGGCGACCCGCGCGTGGGAGTTCGCGCTGGGCGCGCTGCTCGCGGCAGGCGTGCCGCTGCTGCGCCGGCTTCCGGCGGCGCTCGGGGCGCTGCTCGCGTGGATCGGTGTCGCGGGCATCGTGGCGTCGCTGGTGCTCATCGACATGACCGCCGTGGGCTTTCCGGGGCCGTGGGCGGCGGCGCCGACGCTCGCGCTGACCGGCGGCGTGACCGCGCCGCCGCGGGCACTGTTCCTGTGGACGAACCCGGTCGCGGTGGTCGTGGGAAACGCGTCGTACTCGCTGTATCTGTGGCATTTCCCAGTGGTCGTGTTCGCCGCCGCGCTGCTGCCCGCGTCGCCGTGGTCGCTGCCGCTGACCTTGGCGATCGTCGCCGTCGTCGGCTTCGCGTCGTACGCGATCATCGAGCAACCGCTACGCTACGCGCCGTTCCTGGGTGGGCGGGTGCCCGCGACGACGGTGGCCGATGGCGAGGAGCCGGCGGTCGAGGCATCGGATGCCGCGGAGCCCACACCGCCCGCGGTCGCGCCTGCGGTGCCGGTCGTGCGGACGCCCGAGATTGCGACGCGGCGTCCCGCGGGGTGGCAGCCGGGCACGCGCTACTTCCCGGGCAGTCCGCGGACGGCGGCGCAGGGGCCTTGA
- a CDS encoding IS3 family transposase (programmed frameshift), translated as MARKNYTDEFRQRAVDLYESTPGATLKAIAADLGISRGALKEWVDKLGSGTAAAGSVSPPVSVRSESQAARIIRLEAELAVSRAEQVKLETERDILRQAAKYFAGGDELVNRFQFVEDHKDAYGVKRLCEVIEIARSSFYAWLAAAPGRAARAADDARLAARIRVLQDPAQGGDRAYGAPRITADLNDGVPAAGRVNHKRVARVMREHALAGIRLRRRVKTTIPDQSGRKFPDLVGRDFSTGEPNRRYVGDITYLPIADGSNLYLATCIDLGSRKLAGWQVADHMRTELVEGALRGAHRDRGSLAGAVFHSDHGSVYASKAYAALCEQLKVTQSMGAVGTSADNSLAESFNAALKRELLQGASAFPDQATAYRAVFRWTNRYNTRRRHSAIGQITPNSYENTYAAARSATLTEAA; from the exons ATGGCAAGGAAGAACTACACGGACGAGTTCCGGCAGCGTGCGGTGGATTTGTACGAGTCCACGCCGGGCGCGACGCTGAAAGCGATCGCGGCCGATTTGGGGATCTCCCGTGGTGCGTTGAAGGAATGGGTCGACAAGCTCGGATCCGGGACCGCTGCGGCCGGTTCGGTGTCGCCGCCGGTGTCGGTGCGGTCGGAGTCGCAGGCGGCGAGGATCATCCGGTTGGAAGCCGAGTTAGCGGTCTCGAGAGCGGAGCAGGTCAAGCTCGAGACGGAGCGGGACATCCTCCGTCAGGCGGCGAAGTATTTCGCTG GCGGAGACGAACTGGTGAACCGCTTCCAGTTCGTCGAGGACCACAAGGACGCCTACGGCGTGAAGCGGTTGTGTGAGGTCATCGAGATCGCCCGGTCCTCGTTCTACGCGTGGCTGGCCGCAGCCCCGGGACGGGCCGCGCGAGCCGCGGACGACGCCCGGTTGGCGGCACGGATCCGGGTGCTGCAGGACCCCGCGCAGGGTGGTGACCGCGCCTACGGGGCACCGAGGATCACTGCCGACCTCAACGACGGCGTCCCCGCCGCCGGGCGGGTGAATCATAAGCGGGTCGCTCGGGTGATGCGGGAACACGCGCTCGCGGGGATCCGACTGCGCCGCCGGGTGAAGACCACGATCCCGGACCAGTCCGGACGGAAGTTCCCCGACCTGGTCGGGCGGGACTTCAGCACCGGGGAGCCGAACCGCAGGTATGTCGGCGATATCACCTACCTCCCCATCGCGGACGGCAGCAACCTGTATCTGGCGACCTGCATCGACCTCGGGTCGCGCAAGCTCGCCGGCTGGCAGGTCGCCGACCACATGCGCACCGAACTCGTCGAAGGCGCTCTCCGCGGCGCGCACCGCGACCGCGGATCGCTGGCCGGCGCAGTGTTCCACAGCGACCACGGCTCGGTCTACGCGTCGAAAGCCTACGCAGCACTCTGCGAGCAGCTCAAGGTGACCCAGTCCATGGGCGCGGTGGGCACGAGCGCCGACAACTCGCTGGCCGAGAGCTTCAACGCCGCGCTCAAACGCGAGCTCCTCCAAGGCGCGTCGGCGTTCCCCGATCAAGCCACCGCCTACCGGGCCGTGTTCCGGTGGACGAACCGATACAACACGCGCCGACGCCACTCCGCGATCGGCCAGATCACCCCGAACAGCTACGAGAACACCTACGCGGCCGCGAGATCAGCTACCCTCACGGAAGCGGCATAA